The following coding sequences lie in one Arachis ipaensis cultivar K30076 chromosome B03, Araip1.1, whole genome shotgun sequence genomic window:
- the LOC107631765 gene encoding eukaryotic peptide chain release factor GTP-binding subunit ERF3A isoform X3 — translation MDIEEDIRSLQLDSAAEDNNGVVIPDDVKPEEVDKSEKIEEIEKSNEMDEVRNREIPPVQDQQDELDNQKRHLNVVFIGHVDAGKSTTGGQILFLSGQVDERTIQKYEKEAKDKSRESWYMAYIMDTNEEERVKGKTVEVGRAHFETESTRFTILDAPGHKSYVPNMISGASQADVGVLVISARKGEFETGYERGGQTREHVQLAKTLGVTKLLVVVNKMDDPTVNWAKERYDEIESKMIPFLRQSGYNVKKDVMFLPISGLIGTNLQTRVDKSICSWWDGPCLFEALDAVEVPLRDPNGPFRMPILDKFKDMGTVVMGKVEFGSVREGDSLLVMPNKDQVKVVAVFIDENRVRRAGPGENLRIRLSGVEEEDILSGFVLSSVANPVPTVIEFVAQLQILELLDNAIFTAGYKAVLHIHSVVEECEIVELLQQIDPKTKKPMKKKVLFVKNGAVVVCRVQVTNTICVEKFSDFPQLGRFTLRSEGKTVAVGKVTGV, via the exons ATGG ATATCGAGGAAGACATCCGTTCTTTGCAGCTTGACTCAGCAG CAGAAGACAATAATGGGGTGGTAATTCCAGATGATGTAAAGCCAGAAGAAGTTGATAAATCTGAAAAGATTGAAGAAATTGAGAAATCTAATGAGATGGATGAAG TGAGAAATAGAGAAATTCCTCCTGTACAAGATCAACAAGATGAGCTTGACAACCAAAAAAggcacttgaatgttgtattcaTTGGCCATGTTG ATGCTGGTAAGTCAACAACCGGAGGCCAGATACTTTTCCTCAGTGGTCAGGTTGATGAAAGGACTATACAGAAATATGAGAAAGAAGCTAAAGATAAAAGTCGAGAAAGCTG GTATATGGCTTATATAATGGACACAAATGAGGAGGAGAGAGTGAAG GGAAAAACAGTTGAAGTTGGAAGAGCTCATTTTGAGACAGAGTCAACACGGTTTACTATTTTGGATGCACCT GGTCACAAAAGCTATGTTCCTAACATGATTAGTGGTGCATCTCAAGCCGATGTTGGAGTGTTG GTAATTTCTGCTCGAAAGGGAGAATTTGAAACTGGATACGAGAGAGGTGGACAAACTCGTGAACATGTCCAGCTTGCAAAAACATTGGGTGTGACTAAGCTGCTTGTTGTTGTAAATAAAATGGATGATCCAACTGTGAATTGGGCAAAAGAaag GTATGATGAGATTGAGTCAAAGATGATTCCATTTTTGAGACAATCAGGGTACAATGTGAAGAAAG ATGTCATGTTTTTGCCAATATCTGGGCTGATTGGCACCAACTTGCAAACAAGAGTGGATAAAAGCATTTGCTCATGGTGGGATGGCCCTTGCTTATTTGAAGCGCTTGATGCTGTTGAAGTTCCTCTACGAGATCCCAATGGTCCTTTCAG GATGCCTATACTTGATAAATTCAAAGACATGGGAACTGTCGTTATGGGGAAAGTGGAATTTGGCAGTGTCCGAGAGGGAGATTCCTTGTTGGTCATGCCTAATAAG GATCAAGTTAAAGTTGTTGCTGTATTCATTGATGAAAATCGGGTTAGGCGTGCAGGACCCGGTGAAAATTTACGGATTAGGTTATCGGGTGTTGAAGAGGAGGATATATTATCTGGGTTTGTCCTGTCTAGTGTTG CAAATCCAGTACCAACTGTTATTGAGTTTGTTGCTCAGCTGCAAATCCTTGAATTGCTGGACAAT GCTATTTTTACTGCTGGGTACAAGGCTGTATTGCATATACACTCTGTTGTTGAAGAATGTGAAATTGTTGAGCTGTTACAGCAAATAGATCCAAAGACAAAGAAACCAATGAAAAAGAAAGTGCTATTTGTGAAGAATGGTGCTGTTGTTGTGTGCCGTGTTCAG GTTACTAACACGATATGTGTTGAGA
- the LOC107631765 gene encoding eukaryotic peptide chain release factor GTP-binding subunit ERF3A isoform X2: protein MDIEEDIRSLQLDSAEDNNGVVIPDDVKPEEVDKSEKIEEIEKSNEMDEDPKQEVQAQPSQAEPTVRNREIPPVQDQQDELDNQKRHLNVVFIGHVDAGKSTTGGQILFLSGQVDERTIQKYEKEAKDKSRESWYMAYIMDTNEEERVKGKTVEVGRAHFETESTRFTILDAPGHKSYVPNMISGASQADVGVLVISARKGEFETGYERGGQTREHVQLAKTLGVTKLLVVVNKMDDPTVNWAKERYDEIESKMIPFLRQSGYNVKKDVMFLPISGLIGTNLQTRVDKSICSWWDGPCLFEALDAVEVPLRDPNGPFRMPILDKFKDMGTVVMGKVEFGSVREGDSLLVMPNKDQVKVVAVFIDENRVRRAGPGENLRIRLSGVEEEDILSGFVLSSVANPVPTVIEFVAQLQILELLDNAIFTAGYKAVLHIHSVVEECEIVELLQQIDPKTKKPMKKKVLFVKNGAVVVCRVQVTNTICVEKFSDFPQLGRFTLRSEGKTVAVGKVTGV from the exons ATGG ATATCGAGGAAGACATCCGTTCTTTGCAGCTTGACTCAGCAG AAGACAATAATGGGGTGGTAATTCCAGATGATGTAAAGCCAGAAGAAGTTGATAAATCTGAAAAGATTGAAGAAATTGAGAAATCTAATGAGATGGATGAAG ATCCAAAGCAGGAGGTTCAGGCACAGCCTAGCCAGGCTGAGCCAACAG TGAGAAATAGAGAAATTCCTCCTGTACAAGATCAACAAGATGAGCTTGACAACCAAAAAAggcacttgaatgttgtattcaTTGGCCATGTTG ATGCTGGTAAGTCAACAACCGGAGGCCAGATACTTTTCCTCAGTGGTCAGGTTGATGAAAGGACTATACAGAAATATGAGAAAGAAGCTAAAGATAAAAGTCGAGAAAGCTG GTATATGGCTTATATAATGGACACAAATGAGGAGGAGAGAGTGAAG GGAAAAACAGTTGAAGTTGGAAGAGCTCATTTTGAGACAGAGTCAACACGGTTTACTATTTTGGATGCACCT GGTCACAAAAGCTATGTTCCTAACATGATTAGTGGTGCATCTCAAGCCGATGTTGGAGTGTTG GTAATTTCTGCTCGAAAGGGAGAATTTGAAACTGGATACGAGAGAGGTGGACAAACTCGTGAACATGTCCAGCTTGCAAAAACATTGGGTGTGACTAAGCTGCTTGTTGTTGTAAATAAAATGGATGATCCAACTGTGAATTGGGCAAAAGAaag GTATGATGAGATTGAGTCAAAGATGATTCCATTTTTGAGACAATCAGGGTACAATGTGAAGAAAG ATGTCATGTTTTTGCCAATATCTGGGCTGATTGGCACCAACTTGCAAACAAGAGTGGATAAAAGCATTTGCTCATGGTGGGATGGCCCTTGCTTATTTGAAGCGCTTGATGCTGTTGAAGTTCCTCTACGAGATCCCAATGGTCCTTTCAG GATGCCTATACTTGATAAATTCAAAGACATGGGAACTGTCGTTATGGGGAAAGTGGAATTTGGCAGTGTCCGAGAGGGAGATTCCTTGTTGGTCATGCCTAATAAG GATCAAGTTAAAGTTGTTGCTGTATTCATTGATGAAAATCGGGTTAGGCGTGCAGGACCCGGTGAAAATTTACGGATTAGGTTATCGGGTGTTGAAGAGGAGGATATATTATCTGGGTTTGTCCTGTCTAGTGTTG CAAATCCAGTACCAACTGTTATTGAGTTTGTTGCTCAGCTGCAAATCCTTGAATTGCTGGACAAT GCTATTTTTACTGCTGGGTACAAGGCTGTATTGCATATACACTCTGTTGTTGAAGAATGTGAAATTGTTGAGCTGTTACAGCAAATAGATCCAAAGACAAAGAAACCAATGAAAAAGAAAGTGCTATTTGTGAAGAATGGTGCTGTTGTTGTGTGCCGTGTTCAG GTTACTAACACGATATGTGTTGAGA
- the LOC107631765 gene encoding eukaryotic peptide chain release factor GTP-binding subunit ERF3A isoform X6, whose product MDPKQEVQAQPSQAEPTVRNREIPPVQDQQDELDNQKRHLNVVFIGHVDAGKSTTGGQILFLSGQVDERTIQKYEKEAKDKSRESWYMAYIMDTNEEERVKGKTVEVGRAHFETESTRFTILDAPGHKSYVPNMISGASQADVGVLVISARKGEFETGYERGGQTREHVQLAKTLGVTKLLVVVNKMDDPTVNWAKERYDEIESKMIPFLRQSGYNVKKDVMFLPISGLIGTNLQTRVDKSICSWWDGPCLFEALDAVEVPLRDPNGPFRMPILDKFKDMGTVVMGKVEFGSVREGDSLLVMPNKDQVKVVAVFIDENRVRRAGPGENLRIRLSGVEEEDILSGFVLSSVANPVPTVIEFVAQLQILELLDNAIFTAGYKAVLHIHSVVEECEIVELLQQIDPKTKKPMKKKVLFVKNGAVVVCRVQVTNTICVEKFSDFPQLGRFTLRSEGKTVAVGKVTGV is encoded by the exons ATGG ATCCAAAGCAGGAGGTTCAGGCACAGCCTAGCCAGGCTGAGCCAACAG TGAGAAATAGAGAAATTCCTCCTGTACAAGATCAACAAGATGAGCTTGACAACCAAAAAAggcacttgaatgttgtattcaTTGGCCATGTTG ATGCTGGTAAGTCAACAACCGGAGGCCAGATACTTTTCCTCAGTGGTCAGGTTGATGAAAGGACTATACAGAAATATGAGAAAGAAGCTAAAGATAAAAGTCGAGAAAGCTG GTATATGGCTTATATAATGGACACAAATGAGGAGGAGAGAGTGAAG GGAAAAACAGTTGAAGTTGGAAGAGCTCATTTTGAGACAGAGTCAACACGGTTTACTATTTTGGATGCACCT GGTCACAAAAGCTATGTTCCTAACATGATTAGTGGTGCATCTCAAGCCGATGTTGGAGTGTTG GTAATTTCTGCTCGAAAGGGAGAATTTGAAACTGGATACGAGAGAGGTGGACAAACTCGTGAACATGTCCAGCTTGCAAAAACATTGGGTGTGACTAAGCTGCTTGTTGTTGTAAATAAAATGGATGATCCAACTGTGAATTGGGCAAAAGAaag GTATGATGAGATTGAGTCAAAGATGATTCCATTTTTGAGACAATCAGGGTACAATGTGAAGAAAG ATGTCATGTTTTTGCCAATATCTGGGCTGATTGGCACCAACTTGCAAACAAGAGTGGATAAAAGCATTTGCTCATGGTGGGATGGCCCTTGCTTATTTGAAGCGCTTGATGCTGTTGAAGTTCCTCTACGAGATCCCAATGGTCCTTTCAG GATGCCTATACTTGATAAATTCAAAGACATGGGAACTGTCGTTATGGGGAAAGTGGAATTTGGCAGTGTCCGAGAGGGAGATTCCTTGTTGGTCATGCCTAATAAG GATCAAGTTAAAGTTGTTGCTGTATTCATTGATGAAAATCGGGTTAGGCGTGCAGGACCCGGTGAAAATTTACGGATTAGGTTATCGGGTGTTGAAGAGGAGGATATATTATCTGGGTTTGTCCTGTCTAGTGTTG CAAATCCAGTACCAACTGTTATTGAGTTTGTTGCTCAGCTGCAAATCCTTGAATTGCTGGACAAT GCTATTTTTACTGCTGGGTACAAGGCTGTATTGCATATACACTCTGTTGTTGAAGAATGTGAAATTGTTGAGCTGTTACAGCAAATAGATCCAAAGACAAAGAAACCAATGAAAAAGAAAGTGCTATTTGTGAAGAATGGTGCTGTTGTTGTGTGCCGTGTTCAG GTTACTAACACGATATGTGTTGAGA
- the LOC107631765 gene encoding eukaryotic peptide chain release factor GTP-binding subunit ERF3A isoform X5, with product MDIEEDIRSLQLDSAAEDNNGVVIPDDVKPEEVDKSEKIEEIEKSNEMDEDPKQEVQAQPSQAEPTVRNREIPPVQDQQDELDNQKRHLNVVFIGHVDAGKSTTGGQILFLSGQVDERTIQKYEKEAKDKSRESWYMAYIMDTNEEERVKGKTVEVGRAHFETESTRFTILDAPGHKSYVPNMISGASQADVGVLVISARKGEFETGYERGGQTREHVQLAKTLGVTKLLVVVNKMDDPTVNWAKERYDEIESKMIPFLRQSGYNVKKDVMFLPISGLIGTNLQTRVDKSICSWWDGPCLFEALDAVEVPLRDPNGPFRMPILDKFKDMGTVVMGKVEFGSVREGDSLLVMPNKQIQYQLLLSLLLSCKSLNCWTMYAIFTAGYKAVLHIHSVVEECEIVELLQQIDPKTKKPMKKKVLFVKNGAVVVCRVQVTNTICVEKFSDFPQLGRFTLRSEGKTVAVGKVTGV from the exons ATGG ATATCGAGGAAGACATCCGTTCTTTGCAGCTTGACTCAGCAG CAGAAGACAATAATGGGGTGGTAATTCCAGATGATGTAAAGCCAGAAGAAGTTGATAAATCTGAAAAGATTGAAGAAATTGAGAAATCTAATGAGATGGATGAAG ATCCAAAGCAGGAGGTTCAGGCACAGCCTAGCCAGGCTGAGCCAACAG TGAGAAATAGAGAAATTCCTCCTGTACAAGATCAACAAGATGAGCTTGACAACCAAAAAAggcacttgaatgttgtattcaTTGGCCATGTTG ATGCTGGTAAGTCAACAACCGGAGGCCAGATACTTTTCCTCAGTGGTCAGGTTGATGAAAGGACTATACAGAAATATGAGAAAGAAGCTAAAGATAAAAGTCGAGAAAGCTG GTATATGGCTTATATAATGGACACAAATGAGGAGGAGAGAGTGAAG GGAAAAACAGTTGAAGTTGGAAGAGCTCATTTTGAGACAGAGTCAACACGGTTTACTATTTTGGATGCACCT GGTCACAAAAGCTATGTTCCTAACATGATTAGTGGTGCATCTCAAGCCGATGTTGGAGTGTTG GTAATTTCTGCTCGAAAGGGAGAATTTGAAACTGGATACGAGAGAGGTGGACAAACTCGTGAACATGTCCAGCTTGCAAAAACATTGGGTGTGACTAAGCTGCTTGTTGTTGTAAATAAAATGGATGATCCAACTGTGAATTGGGCAAAAGAaag GTATGATGAGATTGAGTCAAAGATGATTCCATTTTTGAGACAATCAGGGTACAATGTGAAGAAAG ATGTCATGTTTTTGCCAATATCTGGGCTGATTGGCACCAACTTGCAAACAAGAGTGGATAAAAGCATTTGCTCATGGTGGGATGGCCCTTGCTTATTTGAAGCGCTTGATGCTGTTGAAGTTCCTCTACGAGATCCCAATGGTCCTTTCAG GATGCCTATACTTGATAAATTCAAAGACATGGGAACTGTCGTTATGGGGAAAGTGGAATTTGGCAGTGTCCGAGAGGGAGATTCCTTGTTGGTCATGCCTAATAAG CAAATCCAGTACCAACTGTTATTGAGTTTGTTGCTCAGCTGCAAATCCTTGAATTGCTGGACAATGTAT GCTATTTTTACTGCTGGGTACAAGGCTGTATTGCATATACACTCTGTTGTTGAAGAATGTGAAATTGTTGAGCTGTTACAGCAAATAGATCCAAAGACAAAGAAACCAATGAAAAAGAAAGTGCTATTTGTGAAGAATGGTGCTGTTGTTGTGTGCCGTGTTCAG GTTACTAACACGATATGTGTTGAGA
- the LOC107631765 gene encoding eukaryotic peptide chain release factor GTP-binding subunit ERF3A isoform X7, producing the protein MVRNREIPPVQDQQDELDNQKRHLNVVFIGHVDAGKSTTGGQILFLSGQVDERTIQKYEKEAKDKSRESWYMAYIMDTNEEERVKGKTVEVGRAHFETESTRFTILDAPGHKSYVPNMISGASQADVGVLVISARKGEFETGYERGGQTREHVQLAKTLGVTKLLVVVNKMDDPTVNWAKERYDEIESKMIPFLRQSGYNVKKDVMFLPISGLIGTNLQTRVDKSICSWWDGPCLFEALDAVEVPLRDPNGPFRMPILDKFKDMGTVVMGKVEFGSVREGDSLLVMPNKDQVKVVAVFIDENRVRRAGPGENLRIRLSGVEEEDILSGFVLSSVANPVPTVIEFVAQLQILELLDNAIFTAGYKAVLHIHSVVEECEIVELLQQIDPKTKKPMKKKVLFVKNGAVVVCRVQVTNTICVEKFSDFPQLGRFTLRSEGKTVAVGKVTGV; encoded by the exons ATGG TGAGAAATAGAGAAATTCCTCCTGTACAAGATCAACAAGATGAGCTTGACAACCAAAAAAggcacttgaatgttgtattcaTTGGCCATGTTG ATGCTGGTAAGTCAACAACCGGAGGCCAGATACTTTTCCTCAGTGGTCAGGTTGATGAAAGGACTATACAGAAATATGAGAAAGAAGCTAAAGATAAAAGTCGAGAAAGCTG GTATATGGCTTATATAATGGACACAAATGAGGAGGAGAGAGTGAAG GGAAAAACAGTTGAAGTTGGAAGAGCTCATTTTGAGACAGAGTCAACACGGTTTACTATTTTGGATGCACCT GGTCACAAAAGCTATGTTCCTAACATGATTAGTGGTGCATCTCAAGCCGATGTTGGAGTGTTG GTAATTTCTGCTCGAAAGGGAGAATTTGAAACTGGATACGAGAGAGGTGGACAAACTCGTGAACATGTCCAGCTTGCAAAAACATTGGGTGTGACTAAGCTGCTTGTTGTTGTAAATAAAATGGATGATCCAACTGTGAATTGGGCAAAAGAaag GTATGATGAGATTGAGTCAAAGATGATTCCATTTTTGAGACAATCAGGGTACAATGTGAAGAAAG ATGTCATGTTTTTGCCAATATCTGGGCTGATTGGCACCAACTTGCAAACAAGAGTGGATAAAAGCATTTGCTCATGGTGGGATGGCCCTTGCTTATTTGAAGCGCTTGATGCTGTTGAAGTTCCTCTACGAGATCCCAATGGTCCTTTCAG GATGCCTATACTTGATAAATTCAAAGACATGGGAACTGTCGTTATGGGGAAAGTGGAATTTGGCAGTGTCCGAGAGGGAGATTCCTTGTTGGTCATGCCTAATAAG GATCAAGTTAAAGTTGTTGCTGTATTCATTGATGAAAATCGGGTTAGGCGTGCAGGACCCGGTGAAAATTTACGGATTAGGTTATCGGGTGTTGAAGAGGAGGATATATTATCTGGGTTTGTCCTGTCTAGTGTTG CAAATCCAGTACCAACTGTTATTGAGTTTGTTGCTCAGCTGCAAATCCTTGAATTGCTGGACAAT GCTATTTTTACTGCTGGGTACAAGGCTGTATTGCATATACACTCTGTTGTTGAAGAATGTGAAATTGTTGAGCTGTTACAGCAAATAGATCCAAAGACAAAGAAACCAATGAAAAAGAAAGTGCTATTTGTGAAGAATGGTGCTGTTGTTGTGTGCCGTGTTCAG GTTACTAACACGATATGTGTTGAGA
- the LOC107631765 gene encoding eukaryotic peptide chain release factor GTP-binding subunit ERF3A isoform X4 — MDIEEDIRSLQLDSAEDNNGVVIPDDVKPEEVDKSEKIEEIEKSNEMDEVRNREIPPVQDQQDELDNQKRHLNVVFIGHVDAGKSTTGGQILFLSGQVDERTIQKYEKEAKDKSRESWYMAYIMDTNEEERVKGKTVEVGRAHFETESTRFTILDAPGHKSYVPNMISGASQADVGVLVISARKGEFETGYERGGQTREHVQLAKTLGVTKLLVVVNKMDDPTVNWAKERYDEIESKMIPFLRQSGYNVKKDVMFLPISGLIGTNLQTRVDKSICSWWDGPCLFEALDAVEVPLRDPNGPFRMPILDKFKDMGTVVMGKVEFGSVREGDSLLVMPNKDQVKVVAVFIDENRVRRAGPGENLRIRLSGVEEEDILSGFVLSSVANPVPTVIEFVAQLQILELLDNAIFTAGYKAVLHIHSVVEECEIVELLQQIDPKTKKPMKKKVLFVKNGAVVVCRVQVTNTICVEKFSDFPQLGRFTLRSEGKTVAVGKVTGV; from the exons ATGG ATATCGAGGAAGACATCCGTTCTTTGCAGCTTGACTCAGCAG AAGACAATAATGGGGTGGTAATTCCAGATGATGTAAAGCCAGAAGAAGTTGATAAATCTGAAAAGATTGAAGAAATTGAGAAATCTAATGAGATGGATGAAG TGAGAAATAGAGAAATTCCTCCTGTACAAGATCAACAAGATGAGCTTGACAACCAAAAAAggcacttgaatgttgtattcaTTGGCCATGTTG ATGCTGGTAAGTCAACAACCGGAGGCCAGATACTTTTCCTCAGTGGTCAGGTTGATGAAAGGACTATACAGAAATATGAGAAAGAAGCTAAAGATAAAAGTCGAGAAAGCTG GTATATGGCTTATATAATGGACACAAATGAGGAGGAGAGAGTGAAG GGAAAAACAGTTGAAGTTGGAAGAGCTCATTTTGAGACAGAGTCAACACGGTTTACTATTTTGGATGCACCT GGTCACAAAAGCTATGTTCCTAACATGATTAGTGGTGCATCTCAAGCCGATGTTGGAGTGTTG GTAATTTCTGCTCGAAAGGGAGAATTTGAAACTGGATACGAGAGAGGTGGACAAACTCGTGAACATGTCCAGCTTGCAAAAACATTGGGTGTGACTAAGCTGCTTGTTGTTGTAAATAAAATGGATGATCCAACTGTGAATTGGGCAAAAGAaag GTATGATGAGATTGAGTCAAAGATGATTCCATTTTTGAGACAATCAGGGTACAATGTGAAGAAAG ATGTCATGTTTTTGCCAATATCTGGGCTGATTGGCACCAACTTGCAAACAAGAGTGGATAAAAGCATTTGCTCATGGTGGGATGGCCCTTGCTTATTTGAAGCGCTTGATGCTGTTGAAGTTCCTCTACGAGATCCCAATGGTCCTTTCAG GATGCCTATACTTGATAAATTCAAAGACATGGGAACTGTCGTTATGGGGAAAGTGGAATTTGGCAGTGTCCGAGAGGGAGATTCCTTGTTGGTCATGCCTAATAAG GATCAAGTTAAAGTTGTTGCTGTATTCATTGATGAAAATCGGGTTAGGCGTGCAGGACCCGGTGAAAATTTACGGATTAGGTTATCGGGTGTTGAAGAGGAGGATATATTATCTGGGTTTGTCCTGTCTAGTGTTG CAAATCCAGTACCAACTGTTATTGAGTTTGTTGCTCAGCTGCAAATCCTTGAATTGCTGGACAAT GCTATTTTTACTGCTGGGTACAAGGCTGTATTGCATATACACTCTGTTGTTGAAGAATGTGAAATTGTTGAGCTGTTACAGCAAATAGATCCAAAGACAAAGAAACCAATGAAAAAGAAAGTGCTATTTGTGAAGAATGGTGCTGTTGTTGTGTGCCGTGTTCAG GTTACTAACACGATATGTGTTGAGA
- the LOC107631765 gene encoding eukaryotic peptide chain release factor GTP-binding subunit ERF3A isoform X1: MDIEEDIRSLQLDSAAEDNNGVVIPDDVKPEEVDKSEKIEEIEKSNEMDEDPKQEVQAQPSQAEPTVRNREIPPVQDQQDELDNQKRHLNVVFIGHVDAGKSTTGGQILFLSGQVDERTIQKYEKEAKDKSRESWYMAYIMDTNEEERVKGKTVEVGRAHFETESTRFTILDAPGHKSYVPNMISGASQADVGVLVISARKGEFETGYERGGQTREHVQLAKTLGVTKLLVVVNKMDDPTVNWAKERYDEIESKMIPFLRQSGYNVKKDVMFLPISGLIGTNLQTRVDKSICSWWDGPCLFEALDAVEVPLRDPNGPFRMPILDKFKDMGTVVMGKVEFGSVREGDSLLVMPNKDQVKVVAVFIDENRVRRAGPGENLRIRLSGVEEEDILSGFVLSSVANPVPTVIEFVAQLQILELLDNAIFTAGYKAVLHIHSVVEECEIVELLQQIDPKTKKPMKKKVLFVKNGAVVVCRVQVTNTICVEKFSDFPQLGRFTLRSEGKTVAVGKVTGV, from the exons ATGG ATATCGAGGAAGACATCCGTTCTTTGCAGCTTGACTCAGCAG CAGAAGACAATAATGGGGTGGTAATTCCAGATGATGTAAAGCCAGAAGAAGTTGATAAATCTGAAAAGATTGAAGAAATTGAGAAATCTAATGAGATGGATGAAG ATCCAAAGCAGGAGGTTCAGGCACAGCCTAGCCAGGCTGAGCCAACAG TGAGAAATAGAGAAATTCCTCCTGTACAAGATCAACAAGATGAGCTTGACAACCAAAAAAggcacttgaatgttgtattcaTTGGCCATGTTG ATGCTGGTAAGTCAACAACCGGAGGCCAGATACTTTTCCTCAGTGGTCAGGTTGATGAAAGGACTATACAGAAATATGAGAAAGAAGCTAAAGATAAAAGTCGAGAAAGCTG GTATATGGCTTATATAATGGACACAAATGAGGAGGAGAGAGTGAAG GGAAAAACAGTTGAAGTTGGAAGAGCTCATTTTGAGACAGAGTCAACACGGTTTACTATTTTGGATGCACCT GGTCACAAAAGCTATGTTCCTAACATGATTAGTGGTGCATCTCAAGCCGATGTTGGAGTGTTG GTAATTTCTGCTCGAAAGGGAGAATTTGAAACTGGATACGAGAGAGGTGGACAAACTCGTGAACATGTCCAGCTTGCAAAAACATTGGGTGTGACTAAGCTGCTTGTTGTTGTAAATAAAATGGATGATCCAACTGTGAATTGGGCAAAAGAaag GTATGATGAGATTGAGTCAAAGATGATTCCATTTTTGAGACAATCAGGGTACAATGTGAAGAAAG ATGTCATGTTTTTGCCAATATCTGGGCTGATTGGCACCAACTTGCAAACAAGAGTGGATAAAAGCATTTGCTCATGGTGGGATGGCCCTTGCTTATTTGAAGCGCTTGATGCTGTTGAAGTTCCTCTACGAGATCCCAATGGTCCTTTCAG GATGCCTATACTTGATAAATTCAAAGACATGGGAACTGTCGTTATGGGGAAAGTGGAATTTGGCAGTGTCCGAGAGGGAGATTCCTTGTTGGTCATGCCTAATAAG GATCAAGTTAAAGTTGTTGCTGTATTCATTGATGAAAATCGGGTTAGGCGTGCAGGACCCGGTGAAAATTTACGGATTAGGTTATCGGGTGTTGAAGAGGAGGATATATTATCTGGGTTTGTCCTGTCTAGTGTTG CAAATCCAGTACCAACTGTTATTGAGTTTGTTGCTCAGCTGCAAATCCTTGAATTGCTGGACAAT GCTATTTTTACTGCTGGGTACAAGGCTGTATTGCATATACACTCTGTTGTTGAAGAATGTGAAATTGTTGAGCTGTTACAGCAAATAGATCCAAAGACAAAGAAACCAATGAAAAAGAAAGTGCTATTTGTGAAGAATGGTGCTGTTGTTGTGTGCCGTGTTCAG GTTACTAACACGATATGTGTTGAGA